The Shewanella sp. NFH-SH190041 genome has a window encoding:
- a CDS encoding DUF2897 family protein — protein sequence MSDLEAILIILLVIGVVASNLAVLKHTAKFKLPQFGRPKTPDNQSDKPASQQTTEHQAQGHNVQKVDGNNKADLDKAAPHTDKSQDNSQ from the coding sequence ATGTCTGATTTGGAAGCGATACTGATTATTCTACTGGTGATAGGCGTTGTCGCCAGTAACCTAGCGGTATTGAAACACACAGCCAAATTTAAGTTGCCCCAGTTTGGCCGCCCTAAAACACCTGATAACCAGTCGGATAAACCTGCTTCGCAGCAAACGACTGAGCATCAAGCCCAAGGACATAATGTTCAGAAGGTGGATGGGAATAATAAGGCTGATCTTGACAAGGCAGCGCCCCACACGGATAAAAGCCAAGATAACAGTCAATAA
- the kdsB gene encoding 3-deoxy-manno-octulosonate cytidylyltransferase, producing MKVTLLIPARYGSSRFPGKPLAPINGKPMIQHVFERASLAKGLDSIYVATDDERIRQAVEGFGGKVVMTGSDAASGTDRLEEAAANLGLPEDELIINLQGDQPLIDPICIEQLVQLFKNHPGEFEMATLGVEIQRDDERDDPMHVKLVYDNDNYAIYFSRARIPHGRDTNDYPLHKHLGIYAYTRSFLRTFANLPVGRLEALEKLEQLRALENGYKIKVAIGAFDSPEVDTPQDIRKCEQLLAVD from the coding sequence ATGAAGGTTACCCTGTTAATTCCGGCCCGGTATGGCTCTAGCCGTTTTCCTGGTAAGCCACTGGCACCAATTAACGGCAAGCCAATGATCCAACACGTATTTGAACGTGCATCACTGGCCAAAGGCTTGGACAGCATTTATGTGGCCACTGACGATGAACGTATCCGTCAAGCTGTAGAAGGTTTTGGTGGCAAGGTGGTGATGACCGGCAGTGATGCCGCCTCAGGGACCGACCGGCTAGAAGAAGCGGCTGCTAATTTGGGGCTGCCGGAAGATGAGCTGATTATCAATTTGCAAGGGGATCAGCCACTGATCGATCCTATCTGTATTGAGCAACTGGTTCAGCTATTTAAAAATCATCCCGGCGAATTTGAAATGGCCACGCTCGGGGTAGAGATCCAGCGCGATGATGAACGTGATGATCCTATGCACGTCAAACTGGTGTATGACAACGACAACTACGCCATCTACTTCTCCCGAGCCCGCATTCCCCACGGTCGTGATACCAACGATTACCCATTGCATAAACACTTGGGAATTTATGCCTATACCCGCAGTTTCCTGCGCACCTTTGCCAATCTGCCCGTAGGTCGACTTGAAGCGCTGGAAAAGCTGGAGCAACTTAGAGCGCTGGAAAACGGCTACAAAATTAAAGTGGCTATCGGCGCATTTGATTCTCCAGAAGTGGATACCCCACAAGATATCCGCAAATGTGAGCAATTGCTGGCGGTAGACTGA